TTTTAACATTTCATAAAGGTCTTTTTCAGTCATAGGCCCAGGGCCTCCTTGATCTCGTTTTCTTTAAAACCGACAATAACCTGATCACCGATCAGGATGGTCGGAAAGGAACAGACGGGGTTATATTTTTTTACCTCTTCTATCGTATTGGAACGCTCTTGCCCCTGGAGTAAATCAACATCCGTGTACTCGTAACGGGCGCCGCAATC
This genomic stretch from Deltaproteobacteria bacterium harbors:
- a CDS encoding glutaredoxin family protein; protein product: DCGARYEYTDVDLLQGQERSNTIEEVKKYNPVCSFPTILIGDQVIVGFKENEIKEALGL